One Salvia splendens isolate huo1 chromosome 12, SspV2, whole genome shotgun sequence genomic window carries:
- the LOC121757131 gene encoding E3 ubiquitin-protein ligase UPL1-like isoform X1 yields MKLKRRRALEVPLKIKSFINNVTAAPLEKIEEPLKSFSWEFDKGDFHHWVDLFNHFDTFFEKFIKPRKDLQLEENFLESDPPFPRDSVLQILRVIRVILENCTNKHFYSSYEHHLSSLLASTDADVVEACLQTLAAFLKKSIGKYIIRDVSLNSRLFSFAQGWGGKEEGLGLIPCALQHISDPIALELGSTLHFEFYSVNEEASVEPTSTEQKTRGLQVIHMPDVNASKESNLELLNKLVVDCKVPHNLRFSLLTRLRFARAFSSLEARQQYTCIRLYAFVVLVQACSDTDDLVSFFNAEPEFINELVTMLSYEDVVPEKIRILSLLSLVALCQDRSRQPTVLTAVTSGGHRGILSSLMQKAIGSVVNNSSKWSVVFAEALLSLVTVLVSSSSGCSAMREAGFIPTLLPLLKDTDPQHLHLVSTAVHVLEAFMDYSNPAAALFRDLGGLDDTISRLMVEVSHVENGIKQQSTSGDLESSEYGGSEIGTSASAELDSLQPLYSEALVSYHRRLLMKALLRAISLGTYAPGTTARMYGTEESLLPHCLCIIFKRAKDFGGGVFSLAATVMSDVIHKDPTCFSILEAAGLPSAFMDAIMDGVLCSAEAITCIPQCLDALCLNNNGLQAVKDRNALRCFVRVFTSKQYLRALAADTSGSLSNGLDELMRHASSLRGPGVDMLIEVLTKIAKIGSGLDSAYPSTECPSSSQPVPMETEPDNKDVVSADDRDPSKPGSSEPFSELAPDSSLSNIESFLPDCISNAARLLETILQNSDTCRIFVEKKGIECVLELFSLPLLPPSVSLGQSVAVAFKNFSAQHSASLARAVCSFLREHLKSTDELLSSIKGSHLAQVEVSQRVKILKSLSTLEGILSLSNSLLKGATTIVSELGSADADVLKDLGKAYREILWQVSLCCELKVEEKRNVEVEPENADTGPSNVAGRESDDDANIPSIRYMNPVSIRNSSHPQWGVERDFLSVVRSSEVFSRRTRHGIARLRGGRTGRQFEALQIDPEAGASSTEAQPHGTKKKSPEVLVSDNLNKLASTMRSFFTALVKAFTLPNRRRTETGSLSSASKSIGTALAKVFLEALGFPDPNSGVDISLSVKCRYLGKVVDDMVALTFDSRRRTCYTAMINKFYVHGTFKELLTTFDATSQLLWNVPYAISTSGAEHEKSADGRKLSQSSWLLDTLQSYCRELEYFVNSGLLLSSTSASQAQLLVQPVVVGLSIGLFPVPRDPEAFVRMLQSQVLDVILPVWTHPMFPNCSPGFITSIISLITHVYNGVSDAKQNRNGLPGTASQRFMPPPPDEATIATIVEMGFSRARAEEALRRVETNSVEMAMEWLFSHAEDPVQEDDELARALALSLGNSAETHKVDGADKSSDASAEEGQAKPPPVDYILAVAMKLFQGCDSMAFPLTDLLGTLCNRSKGEDRSKVISYIVQQLKLCPLDFSKDSCALGMISHTLALLLSEDGSTREIAAQNGIVSIAVDILINFMERTEVPQELLFPKCISALLLILDDLVQSRPKISGDTDEATVPGALSGLSGNQAPSEAIKENSLPADECKDEPAKDSPAFEKLLGKPTGYLTMEESHKVLGIACDLIKRHVPPIIMQAVLQLCARLTKSHALAVQFLESGGMIALFSLPRSCFFPGYDTLASAIVRHLLEDPQTLQTAMELEIRQTLSGSRHGGRILARTFLTSMAPVISRDPEIFMRAVAAVCQLETSGGRYIIVLSKDKEKKASSFDTGVSTNECIRLTENKVDGSIKSSKAHKKVSANLTQVIDHLLEIVSTYPPYHGDDDWAGHASAMDIDEPANKVKGKLKVNETVKIGTDSQSEKSAALSKVTFVLKLLSDIVLMYVHVVGVILKRDLEMCQQRGASHIECPGQGGIVHHVLHRLLPLAIDKSAGPDEWRDKLSEKASWFLVVLAGRSSEGRRRVVNELVKALSLFTNVDSNSSSSSLLPDKKVFAFVDLVYSILSKNSSAANLPGSGCSPDIAKSMIDGGIVHCLSGILQVNDLDHPDAPKVVNLILKSLESLTRAANASEQISRADTLSRKKVNGPNGRSDSQGVGATASQQLQSSAENRSSEQGLSGNASSEAVLPDNSRDNGDQNANPNQSEEQEMRIEDPTTDTPLDLGDDYMREDMEESGALPNGEQIEMSFHVENRGDDDMNEEDDMGDDGEDDDDGEDEDEDIAEDGTGLMSLADTDVEDHDDTGLGDDYNDMVDDEDDDFHENRVIEVRWREALDGLDHLQVLGQPGAGGGLIDVSAEAFEGVNVDDFFGIRRSFGFERRRQANRTSYERSVTEGNGLQHPLLSRPSNSGDLFSMWSSAGNSSRDAEGLSAGNLDLAHFYMFDAPVLPYDNAPTNLFGDRLGGSAPPQLADFSVGLESLRGSGRRGPGDGRWTDDGQPQGGGQAAAIAQAVEEQFVSQLSNTGPAESASERLSQNQVLPERQEGDPVVATDNQLAIEEVNPDIVAEQAGYRHQAIEVQPSDIGLDIMETGDGNAIGTEPLETPGSVAQDVVPFDRTSSGVVPSQAEDFDRSPGPDSQSSCHAILVGEPDMAGPGSHASSVPESADVDMNNATDVERDQVGSGLPPSGASLEEPSTQLVAQDAGQTDEASLNGEASNANAIDPTFLEALPEDLRAEVLASQQAQSAPAPTYAPPRVEDIDPEFLAALPPDIQAEVLAQQRAQRIAQQSEGQPVDMDNASIIATFPADLREEVLLTSSEALLSALPSPLLAEAQMLRDRAMSHYHARSLFGSSQRLNTRGNRFGFDRQTVMDRGVGVNIGRRASSVSENLKLNELEGEPLLDANGLKALIRLLRLAQPLGKGLLQRLLLNLCSHNDTRAILVRLLLDMIKPETVSIMGAVTSMNTQRLYGCQSDVVYGRSQLCDGVPPLVLRRVLEILTYLATNHSGVASLLFHFESSTIPDFAHTNQSEGKNAKGKEKITAGEHHVYVSESSENKDVPLILLLRLLSEPLFLRSIAHLEQVMGLLQVVVYAAASKVDIQINTEETAPPAENPPGNETTTETRTDSHVSLVESSQLDQSASASKSDGQRSIRTYDIFLLLPHSDLQNLCALLGHEGLSDKVYTLAGDVLRKLASVAAAHRKFFVVELSELAHRLSSSAANELITLRDTHMLGLSAGSMAGAAVLRVLQILSSLTSVGDDSDSDKAKERNASDKERVNDEEQEEHATMWKLNVALEPLWEELSESISSMESELNQSPQSSVASNISMGDHIQGSSSASPPLPPGTQRLLPFVEGFFVLCEKLQANSSILQQDQSNVTAREVKESGGSSVPSSIKSVDAYRIFDGSVTFVRFAEKHRRLLNAFVRQNPGLLEKSLSMLLKAPRLIDFDNKRAYFRSRIRQQHDQHLSGPLRISVRRAYILEDSYNQLRMRPNQDLKGRLNVHFQGEEGIDAGGLTREWYQLLSRVIFDKGALLFTTVGNNSTFQPNPNSVYQTEHLSYFRFIGRVVAKALFDGQLLDVYFTRSFYKHILGVKVTYHDIEAVDPDYYKNLKWMLENDVSDIPDLTFSMDADEEKHILYEKTEVTDYELKPGGRNTRVTEETKHEYVDLVADHILTNAIRPQISSFLDGFNELVPRELISIFNDKELELLISGLPEIDLADLKANTEYTGYTSASNVVQWFWEVVEAFNKEDMARLLQFVTGTSKVPLEGFKALQGISGPQKFQIHKAYGAPERLPSAHTCFNQLDLPEYSSKEQLQERLLLAIHEASEGFGFG; encoded by the exons ATGAAGTTGAAGCGGAGAAGGGCGCTTGAAGTG CCTTTGAAGATTAAATCCTTTATCAACAATGTGACTGCTGCACCCCTTGAGAAAATAGAGGAACCGCTTAAAAGTTTTTCTTGGGAATTTGACAAG GGAGATTTCCATCATTGGGTCGACTTGTTTAATCACTTCGACACCTTTTTTGAGAAATTCATTAAACCAAGGAAGGATTTGCAACTTGAGGAGAACTTTTTAGAATCAGATCCACCTTTTCCACGGGATTCCGTTCTTCAGATTCTCCGTGTCATAAGAGTGATATTAGAAAACTGCACTAATAAGCATTTCTACAGCTCTTATGAG CATCACTTGTCATCTCTTCTTGCTTCCACCGATGCAGATGTCGTGGAGGCTTGTCTGCAGACTTTGGCTGCATTTCTGAAAAAATCCATTGGAAAGTATATAATAAGGGATGTTTCACTAAATTCAAGATTATTTTCCTTTGCTCAGGGATGGGGGGGTAAAGAAGAAGGTCTTGGATTGATTCCATGTGCTTTACAGCATATATCTGACCCTATTGCTCTTGAGTTGGGTAGCACTCTGCATTTTGAATTTTATTCTGTGAATGAAGAAGCTTCAGTTGAACCTACTTCTACAGAACAGAAAACAAGGGGTTTACAAGTTATACACATGCCTGATGTGAATGCAAGCAAAGAGTCTAATCTTGAACTTCTGAATAAATTAGTTGTAGATTGTAAAGTTCCCCATAACTTGAGATTTTCTCTTTTGACAAGGTTGAGGTTTGCTAGGGCTTTCAGCTCCCTAGAAGCAAGGCAGCAATATACTTGTATCCGCCTCTATGCCTTTGTGGTTCTTGTTCAAGCATGCAGTGATACTGATGACCTTGTTTCTTTCTTCAATGCTGAGCCAGAGTTCATCAATGAATTGGTTACTATGTTAAGCTATGAAGATGTAGTTCCAGAAAAGATTCGAATTTTAAGTCTTCTTTCCCTGGTTGCTCTTTGTCAAGATAGGTCACGTCAGCCTACTGTACTGACAGCTGTGACATCTGGTGGACATCGTGGCATTCTCTCCAGCCTTATGCAAAAGGCAATTGGCTCAGTTGTAAATAATTCATCAAAGTGGTCTGTTGTTTTTGCTGAGGCTCTGTTGTCTCTAGTTACAGTTTTGGTATCATCTTCATCAGGTTGCTCAGCCATGCGTGAAGCTGGATTTATCCCCACTCTTCTACCTCTATTAAAAGATACTGACCCTCAGCATTTGCATTTGGTTAGCACAGCTGTACATGTTTTGGAAGCCTTCATGGATTACAGCAATCCAGCTGCTGCTCTTTTTCGGGACTTGGGAGGCCTTGATGATACCATTTCACGTCTAATGGTAGAAGTATCTCATGTTGAAAATGGTATAAAGCAACAAAGTACTTCTGGAGACCTTGAAAGTTCGGAGTATGGTGGTTCTGAGATAGGTACAAGTGCTTCTGCTGAGCTTGATAGTCTGCAGCCTCTTTACTCCGAGGCACTGGTTTCCTATCACCGCCGGCTGTTGATGAAAGCCTTATTGCGTGCTATATCACTTGGAACTTATGCTCCTGGAACAACAGCTCGTATGTATGGTACAGAAGAGAGCTTGTTGCCGCATTGCTTGTGTATAATATTCAAACGGGCTAAAGATTTTGGTGGGGGTGTATTTTCACTTGCAGCTACTGTAATGAGTGATGTAATTCACAAAGATCCTACCTGTTTTTCTATCCTAGAAGCAGCAGGTCTTCCTTCTGCCTTTATGGATGCCATAATGGATGGTGTTCTTTGCTCGGCTGAGGCTATTACTTGCATACCACAGTGTCTTGATGCATTGTGTTTGAACAACAACGGTCTTCAGGCTGTGAAAGACCGCAATGCTCTGAGGTGCTTCGTAAGAGTCTTCACTTCCAAACAGTACCTGCGAGCTCTCGCTGCTGATACATCTGGTTCCTTATCAAATGGCCTGGATGAACTCATGCGACATGCTTCCTCTTTGCGGGGACCGGGTGTAGACATGCTGATTGAGGTATTGACAAAAATTGCTAAAATAGGATCTGGACTTGACTCGGCATATCCATCTACAGAATGCCCAAGCAGCTCTCAACCTGTTCCAATGGAAACTGAACCTGATAACAAAGATGTGGTTTCTGCTGATGACAGAGATCCATCCAAGCCTGGAAGTTCTGAGCCATTTTCAGAGTTGGCCCCTGATTCATCATTATCAAATATTGAATCATTTTTGCCTGATTGTATAAGCAATGCTGCTCGTCTTCTAGAAACAATTCTTCAGAATTCTGATACTTGCCGTATATTCGTTGAGAAGAAGGGAATTGAATGTGTCCTGGAATTGTTTTCTTTACCTCTGTTGCCTCCTTCAGTATCTCTCGGTCAAAGTGTAGCTGTTGCTTTTAAAAATTTCTCTGCTCAACATTCTGCTTCACTTGCTCGTGCAGTATGTTCTTTCCTAAGGGAACATTTGAAGTCAACAGATGAACTTTTGAGTTCAATTAAGGGATCCCACCTTGCTCAGGTGGAAGTTTCTCAGAGAGTAAAGATCTTGAAGAGCCTCTCTACTTTGGAAGGAATCTTATCTCTTTCCAATTCTTTGTTAAAAGGAGCAACCACCATTGTTTCTGAACTAGGTTCTGCAGATGCAGATGTATTGAAAGACCTTGGGAAAGCTTATAGGGAAATTCTGTGGCAAGTATCTCTATGCTGTGAGTTGAAGGTGGAGGAGAAACGAAATGTCGAAGTGGAGCCTGAAAATGCAGATACTGGCCCATCTAATGTTGCTGGAAGGGAGAGTGATGATGATGCTAATATTCCATCTATTAGATACATGAATCCTGTGTCAATCAGAAATAGTTCTCACCCACAGTGGGGAGTCGAACGTGACTTCTTATCTGTGGTCCGCTCAAGTGAGGTTTTCAGTCGCCGCACTCGACATGGTATTGCTCGTCTTCGTGGTGGTAGGACCGGTAGGCAGTTCGAAGCCTTACAAATTGATCCTGAAGCTGGAGCGAGTAGTACCGAGGCTCAGCCCCATGGAACAAAGAAGAAAAGTCCAGAAGTACTGGTCTCAGATAACCTTAATAAGCTTGCTTCAACCATGCGATCTTTCTTCACCGCACTTGTGAAAgcttttactttaccaaatcGTCGGAGGACTGAAACTGGATCCTTAAGTTCTGCTTCAAAGAGTATTGGAACAGCCCTAGCGAAAGTTTTTCTTGAGGCCCTGGGTTTTCCGGATCCCAACTCCGGGGTTGATATCTCATTGTCTGTCAAGTGTCGCTATCTAGGAAAGGTTGTTGACGACATGGTTGCTCTCACATTTGATAGCAGGCGGCGAACTTGTTACACTGCAATGATTAACAAATTTTATGTCCATGGTACCTTCAAGGAGCTTCTTACAACATTTGACGCAACGAGTCAGCTGTTGTGGAATGTTCCTTATGCAATTTCCACATCAGGTGCGGAGCATGAGAAGAGTGCTGATGGGAGGAAACTTTCTCAGAGTTCGTGGCTCCTTGATACGTTGCAGAGTTATTGTCGAGAGCTTGAGTATTTTGTAAATTCTGGGCTTCTATTGTCATCAACATCAGCATCCCAGGCTCAGCTTCTTGTTCAGCCTGTTGTGGTTGGTCTATCCATTGGGCTGTTCCCTGTTCCCAGGGACCCAGAAGCCTTTGTTCGCATGTTGCAGTCGCAAGTTCTGGATGTGATACTTCCTGTCTGGACCCACCCAATGTTTCCCAATTGTAGTCCTGGTTTCATCACCTCCATCATTTCCCTAATCACTCATGTATACAATGGTGTTAGTGATGCAAAACAAAATCGCAATGGATTACCTGGAACAGCGAGCCAACGGTTCATGCCGCCTCCACCGGATGAGGCTACAATTGCTACTATTGTTGAAATGGGGTTTTCCAGAGCAAGGGCTGAGGAGGCACTTAGACGAGTGGAAACAAATAGTGTTGAGATGGCAATGGAATGGTTGTTTAGTCATGCTGAAGATCCTGTGCAAGAGGATGATGAGCTAGCTCGTGCCCTGGCCTTATCCCTAGGAAATTCTGCAGAAACGCATAAAGTTGACGGGGCTGATAAGTCCTCTGATGCTTCGGCTGAAGAGGGTCAGGCAAAACCCCCTCCAGTGGATTATATCCTTGCTGTGGCAATGAAATTATTTCAAGGTTGTGATTCAATGGCATTCCCCTTGACAGATTTACTGGGGACTCTTTGTAATAGGAGCAAGGGGGAAGATCGCTCAAAAGTAATTTCTTATATTGTTCAGCAGCTAAAGCTTTGCCCACTTGACTTCTCCAAAGATAGCTGTGCATTGGGTATGATTTCACATACTTTGGCATTACTTCTTTCAGAAGATGGAAGTACCCGGGAAATTGCGGCACAAAATGGGATTGTCTCAATTGCGGTAGATATCTTGATTAATTTTATGGAGAGGACAGAGGTGCCCCAAGAGCTTCTTTTCCCCAAATGCATCAGTGCATTACTTCTTATCTTGGATGATTTGGTGCAGTCTAGGCCTAAGATATCTGGTGATACTGATGAGGCAACAGTTCCTGGAGCTTTATCTGGCTTGTCAGGAAATCAAGCACCATCCGAAGCAATAAAAGAAAATTCATTACCTGCTGACGAATGTAAAGATGAACCTGCTAAGGATAGCCCTGCCTTTGAAAAACTTCTTGGAAAGCCAACGGGTTACTTGACAATGGAGGAGAGTCATAAAGTACTTGGAATTGCTTGTGACCTGATAAAAAGACATGTACCCCCAATTATTATGCAGGCCGTACTTCAGTTATGTGCTCGCTTGACAAAATCACATGCTCTGGCTGTACAATTTCTTGAAAGTGGTGGTATGATTGCCCTCTTTAGCCTTCCAAGAAGTTGTTTTTTTCCTGGGTATGACACCTTAGCATCTGCTATTGTTAGACATCTTCTAGAGGATCCTCAGACACTGCAAACAGCTATGGAATTGGAGATACGCCAAACACTGAGTGGAAGCAGACATGGAGGGCGTATATTGGCTAGAACATTTTTGACATCTATGGCACCTGTTATATCCAGAGATCCGGAGATTTTTATGAGAGCAGTGGCTGCTGTCTGTCAGTTGGAAACATCAGGAGGGAGGTACATTATAGTGCTAtctaaagataaagagaaaaaagcTTCCAGTTTTGACACTGGAGTATCTACTAATGAATGCATTAGACTAACTGAAAATAAGGTTGATGGGTCTATTAAGTCTTCCAAAGCCCACAAAAAGGTATCAGCAAATCTTACTCAAGTCATTGATCACCTACTTGAGATTGTGTCAACTTATCCTCCATACCATGGTGATGATGACTGGGCTGGGCATGCTAGTGCTATGGATATAGATGAACCAGCTAACAAAGTGAAGGGTAAATTGAAGGTTAATGAAACAGTAAAGATTGGAACAGACAGTCAGTCAGAGAAATCAGCTGCTCTTTCTAAAGTGACTTTTGTTCTGAAGCTATTGAGCGATATTGTGCTTATGTATGTTCACGTTGTCGGAGTAATCTTGAAACGAGATCTGGAAATGTGCCAACAACGTGGGGCTAGTCATATCGAATGTCCTGGACAGGGGGGCATAGTTCATCATGTTTTACATCGTCTTCTTCCCTTGGCGATAGATAAGTCTGCTGGCCCTGATGAATGGAGAGACAAGCTCTCTGAAAAAGCTTCATGGTTTTTGGTTGTATTGGCTGGCCGCTCTAGTGAGGGAAGGAGAAGGGTAGTGAATGAACTTGTAAAAGCTTTGTCTTTATTCACAAATGTTGATAGCAATTCTTCTAGTAGCAGCTTGTTACCTGATAAGAAAGTGTTTGCTTTTGTTGATTTGGTCTACTCCATTCTGTCAAAGAATTCTTCGGCTGCCAACCTTCCTGGTTCTGGGTGTTCTCCTGACATTGCCAAAAGCATGATAGATGGTGGGATTGTGCATTGCCTCTCGGGCATTCTTCAGGTAAATGACTTGGACCACCCTGATGCACCGAAAGTTGTGAATCTCATACTCAAATCTCTGGAAAGCTTGACAAGGGCTGCAAATGCTAGTGAACAAATCTCCAGGGCTGATACACTGAGTAGGAAAAAGGTAAATGGTCCAAATGGAAGGTCCGATTCACAGGGTGTTGGAGCTACAGCTTCTCAACAATTACAATCTTCTGCTGAAAATAGAAGTTCTGAACAAGGGCTTAGTGGGAATGCTAGTTCTGAAGCTGTGCTCCCAGATAATTCTCGGGATAATGGTGATCAAAATGCAAACCCAAACCAGTCGGAGGAACAAGAGATGAGGATTGAGGATCCAACTACGGACACACCTTTGGATCTTGGGGATGATTATATGCGTGAGGATATGGAGGAAAGTGGTGCATTACCCAATGGAGAGCAAATTGAGATGTCTTTTCATGTAGAAAATAGAGGAGATGATGATATGAATGAAGAAGATGACATGGGTGATGATGGTGAGGATGATGATGACGGAGAGGATGAGGATGAAGATATAGCAGAAGATGGCACTGGTTTGATGTCCTTGGCTGATACAGATGTGGAGGACCATGATGATACTGGCTTGGGTGATGACTATAATGATATGGTTGATGATGAGGATGATGATTTCCATGAAAACCGTGTAATTGAGGTTAGGTGGAGGGAAGCCCTTGATGGATTAGATCATTTGCAGGTCCTTGGACAACCTGGAGCAGGGGGAGGCCTAATTGATGTGTCAGCTGAAGCTTTTGAAGGCGTTAATGTTGATGACTTCTTTGGAATCCGTAGGTCTTTTGGGTTTGAGCGCCGTCGTCAGGCAAATAGAACATCATATGAGCGGTCAGTTACAGAAGGCAATGGTCTTCAACATCCTCTCCTTTCAAGGCCATCAAATTCCGGTGATTTGTTTTCAATGTGGTCATCTGCTGGGAATTCATCCCGGGATGCTGAAGGCCTTTCTGCTGGTAACCTTGATCTAGCCCATTTTTATATGTTTGATGCTCCTGTTCTTCCTTATGACAATGCACCAACTAATCTATTTGGTGATCGGCTGGGTGGTTCTGCACCACCTCAACTAGCTGACTTTTCTGTTGGTTTAGAGTCCTTGCGCGGATCGGGCCGAAGAGGGCCAGGTGATGGCCGCTGGACTGATGATGGCCAACCCCAAGGTGGTGGTCAAGCTGCAGCAATTGCTCAAGCAGTTGAAGAGCAGTTCGTATCGCAATTAAGCAATACTGGTCCTGCTGAAAGTGCTTCTGAACGGCTTTCACAGAACCAAGTATTACCAGAAAGGCAGGAAGGTGATCCAGTTGTGGCCACTGATAATCAACTGGCAATAGAG GAAGTAAACCCAGATATTGTTGCTGAACAAGCTGGTTATCGTCATCAAGCGATTGAAGTTCAGCCAAGTGACATTGGTTTGGATATCATGGAAACTGGGGATGGAAATGCTATTGGAACAGAGCCACTGGAGACACCTGGTTCTGTGGCTCAGGATGTTGTGCCCTTTGATAGGACTTCAAGTGGTGTTGTGCCATCTCAGGCTGAGGATTTTGATAGATCCCCAGGACCAGATAGCCAGTCTAGTTGTCATGCAATATTGGTCGGTGAGCCCGATATGGCTGGTCCAGGCAGTCATGCTTCCTCTGTTCCAGAAAGTGCAGATGTCGATATGAATAATGCTACTGATGTGGAAAGAGATCAGGTGGGTTCAGGATTACCTCCATCTGGGGCCAGTCTAGAGGAACCATCAACTCAGCTGGTGGCTCAAGATGCAGGCCAGACAGATGAAGCTAGTTTGAACGGTGAGGCTTCTAATGCTAATGCCATAGATCCGACATTCTTGGAAGCACTTCCAGAAGATCTTCGTGCAGAGGTTCTTGCTTCTCAGCAAGCTCAGTCTGCTCCAGCACCTACATACGCACCTCCAAGAGTTGAAGACATTGATCCAGAGTTTTTAGCTGCGCTTCCTCCGGATATTCAAGCTGAAGTTCTTGCACAACAACGGGCACAAAGGATTGCACAGCAATCAGAAGGACAACCAGTTGACATGGACAATGCTTCAATTATTGCCACTTTTCCAGCTGATCTGCGTGAAGAG GTGCTTTTGACATCTTCAGAGGCTTTATTATCTGCATTGCCATCTCCGTTACTTGCTGAAGCACAAATGCTTAGAGACAGAGCAATGAGCCACTACCATGCTCGCAGCTTGTTTGGAAGTAGCCAGAGATTGAACACTAGGGGAAACAGGTTTGGTTTTGATAGGCAAACAGTTATGGACAGGGGTGTCGGAGTAAATATTGGAAGGAGGGCATCTTCAGTATCTGAGAACTTGAAGTTGAATGAACTTGAGGGAGAACCACTTTTGGATGCTAATGGCTTGAAAGCATTAATTCGTCTATTACGGCTGGCACAG CCTCTTGGGAAGGGTCTACTGCAGAGACTTTTATTGAACTTGTGCTCACACAATGACACAAGAGCAATACTTGTTCGACTTCTTCTTGACATGATAAAGCCTGAGACAGTGAGCATCATGGGTGCAGTGACTTCAATGAATACACAGAGGCTCTATGGTTGTCAGTCTGATGTTGTTTATGGTCGATCTCAATTATGTGATG GTGTTCCTCCACTTGTGTTGCGAAGGGTACTTGAGATTCTAACATATCTGGCTACGAATCATTCTGGTGTGGCCAGTCTTCTTTTCCACTTTGAGAGCTCAACTATTCCTGATTTTGCACACACGAACCAGTCAGAGGGGAAGAATGCAAAAGGCAAGGAAAAAATCACCGCTGGAGAGCATCATGTCTACGTTTCTGAAAGCTCAGAGAACAAGGATGTCCCTTTGATATTACTTCTGAGACTCTTAAGTGAACCACTGTTCTTACGCAGTATTGCGCACCTTGAGCAG GTCATGGGTCTACTCCAAGTGGTGGTGTATGCTGCTGCATCCAAAGtagatattcaaattaatacTGAAGAAACTGCACCTCCAGCTGAAAACCCTCCTGGAAATGAAACCACCACTGAAACTCGCACAGACTCTCATGTATCACTAGTGGAATCTAGTCAACTTGACCAAAGCGCCAGTGCTTCCAAATCAGATGGCCAGAGAAGTATTAGGACTTATGATATTTTCCTACTGTTGCCTCATTCAGATCTGCAAAATCTCTGTGCTCTTCTTGGGCATGAAGG GCTTTCAGACAAAGTTTACACACTCGCTGGTGATGTGCTGAGGAAATTGGCCTCTGTAGCTGCTGCTCATCGCAAATTTTTTGTTGTGGAGCTCTCGGAGTTAGCTCATAGATTGAGCAGCTCGGCTGCAAATGAACTTATTACACTTAGAGACACGCACATGCTGGGTTTGAGTGCTGGGTCCATGGCTGGGGCTGCTGTTCTTCGGGTTCTTCAGATTCTCAGCTCGCTCACTTCTGTTGGTGATGACAGTGACAGTGACAAGGCCAAAGAGAGGAATGCCAGTGATAAGGAAAGGGTGAATGATGAAGAACAGGAAGAACATGCTACAATGTGGAAGTTAAATGTGGCTTTGGAGCCACTATGGGAAGAACTAAGTGAGTCCATTAGttcaatggaatcggagttaaATCAGAGCCCCCAGTCTTCAGTTGCCTCAAACATTAGCATGGGTGACCATATACAGGGTTCTTCTTCAGCGTCTCCTCCTCTTCCGCCTGGAACTCAGAGACTCCTACCTTTCGTTGAGGGGTTTTTTGTTCTATGTGAAAAATTGCAGGCAAACAGTTCAATATTGCAGCAAGATCAATCCAATGTGACTGCAAGAGAAGTGAAAGAGTCTGGTGGGAGTTCAGTTCCGTCATCTATTAAAAGTGTGGATGCTTACAGGATATTTGATGGATCTGTCACATTTGTGAGGTTTGCTGAGAAGCACCGACGCCTTCTTAATGCTTTTGTGAGGCAGAATCCTGGTTTATTGGAAAAATCACTCTCAATGCTGCTCAAAGCTCCCAGGTTGATTGATTTTGACAACAAGAGAGCTTATTTTCGATCCAGGATCCGGCAGCAGCATGACCAACACCTCTCAGGACCTCTGCGTATTAGTGTTAGACGGGCATACATTTTAGAGGATTCGTATAATCAACTTCGAATGCGACCAAATCAAGATCTTAAGGGAAGGTTGAATGTTCATTTTCAAGGTGAAGAGGGTATTGATGCCGGTGGCTTGACTAGGGAATGGTATCAGTTATTATCAAGGGTCATCTTTGACAAAGGAGCTCTACTGTTCACTACAGTTGGAAATAATTCGACTTTTCAGCCAAATCCTAATTCTGTATATCAAACTGAACATCTCTCTTATTTCAGATTTATTGGCCGCGTG GTAGCCAAGGCACTCTTTGATGGACAATTGCTTGATGTATATTTTACTCGGTCCTTCTACAAGCATATCCTCGGCGTGAAGGTGACATATCATGATATTGAGGCTGTTGATCCtgattattataaaaatttgaaatggATGCTGGAG AATGATGTTAGTGACATACCTGATCTGACCTTTAGCATGGATGCAGATGAAGAAAAGCACATCCTGTATGAGAAAACAGAG GTTACCGATTATGAGCTCAAACCGGGGGGAAGGAATACCAGAGTGACAGAGGAGacgaagcatgaatatgtagaCCTCGTTGCTGATCATATCTTGACCAATGCCATCCGCCCCCAAATAAGTTCGTTCCTTGATGGTTTCAATGAATTAGTACCACGAGAGCTTATATCAATTTTCAATGATAAGGAGCTTGAATTATTAATTAGTGGTCTGCCAGAGATTGATT TGGCTGATCTGAAAGCGAATACGGAGTATACTGGTTACACATCAGCATCTAATGTTGTTCAGTGGTTCTGGGAGGTTGTTGAGGCATTCAACAAGGAAGATATGGCGAGATTACTCCAATTTGTAACAGGCACTTCGAAG GTTCCTTTGGAAGGGTTTAAGGCACTGCAAGGCATATCAGGTCCGCAGAAGTTTCAGATTCACAAAGCATATGGAGCTCCTGAGAGACTTCCATCTGCTCATACCTG CTTCAACCAACTGGACCTTCCGGAGTATTCCTCAAAGGAACAGCTTCAAGAACGTTTATTGCTGGCAATCCACGAGGCTAGCGAAGGATTTGGGTTTGGTTAA